The Bacillus sp. Y1 genome includes the window TTAATGGGGATTTTGCTCATGTAATGACCCATTTAGTGCCTGAGGGGATATTGAAGAAGTATAGCAAAGAAAAAATGAATAAAAAGAAATTTTCATGTTCTACATTTATGATTTATCTAGGTTTAAATAAGCGATACGATACCTCTCATCATACGATTTGTTTCGCAAAAGACTATAAGAAAAATGTAGAAGAAATTACGAAAGAGCTGGTTTTATCAGAAGATCCGTCCATTTATATTCAGAATGCCTCTGTTACTGACTCAACCTTAGCGCCAGAAGGAAAATCTACGCTATATATACTAGCACCTGTACCAAATAATATGAGCCAGATTGACTGGGAATTAAATGAACAAGCATTTAAGGAGCTTGTTTATGCGATTTTGGAAGATCGAACAGATTTTAAAGACTTAAAAAGATATATAGAATTCGAAAAGGTTATATCACCTGTACAGTGGGAAAGTGAAATGAACGTGTTTCAAGGGGCAACCTTTAGTTTAGGGCATCAGCTTTCGCAAATGATGGTATTCAGACCACATAATAAGTTTGAAGAATTACAGAATACTTGGTTAGTTGGCGGTGGTACCCACCCAGGCAGCGGACTCCCGACCATATTGGAATCTGCAAGAATCACAGCAAAATTGATGTCACAAGCCGACGGGATTAAGTTTCCATCTCATTCTGAAATTGCCTGGGGGAATGCGTAATGAGAGTAGCGATTATTGGAGGAGGGATTGGAGGTCTTACATCCGCTCTACTGTTATCCCAAAAAGGAATCAATGTGACTATCTATGAAAAGTCCCACAAATTAGGGGGAAGATTAGCATTTGAAGGGAACGATGAGTTTCGGATTGATCAAGGTCCTACCATTGTCCTTTTACCGGATATGATAAAAACCATTTTATCAGAAGGAGGTATTTCCCCTTCTGCTTACAAGCTTTTAAAATGTGATCCATTGTATAAGATTCATTTTTCAGATGGATCTACTTACACAAAGTATAGTGACCGATTGAAACAGGAAAAGGAAATTGCGAAGATGTTCCCTGAGGATGTAAAGGGGTTCAACCAATTTATTACTGATATGAAAACTAGATTTCAACTAGGTAAAATTCATTTTTTAGAAAAGCCTTTTCTAAGTTTTCAAGAGTTTTGGAACTATCGAACGGTCATGCTTCTAGCAAAATTAAAGGCTTATAGAAGTGTATATAAGGAACTCTCAACATACTTTACAAATGAAAAATTGCGAATTTCTTATGCCTTACAAACGCTTTATATCGGTGGAAATCCATTTACGACACCTGCCATTTATAGTTTAGTATCGTTTAGCGAACATGATCATGGGATTTATTATTTACAAGGTGGATACGCCAGTTTGGTAGCGGTACTTGAGGAGGAGCTTAGAAAGCGTAAGGTGAACATCTATACCTCCTGTCATGTAGAGAAAATTATATCAAGTGGGAACAAAGCAGAGTATTTAATGGTAAATGGAAGAAAGGAAATCTATGATTCGTATATTATAAACGGTGATTTTCCGGTGGAGCAAAAGAGGTTATTAAATAGAGAACGATCATTTACACCGTCATCTGCTTGTCTATTAATCTATTTGGGTCTTAGCAAGACGTTTGAGTCTCCATCCCTTCACCAATTCTTTATCGGAGATGACTTTGCTCGATCGATGAAGGAGATTTTTGAGGAAGAAACTATTCCACAATCACCATCGTTTTACACCTTCTATCCTTCAGCAATTGACGCAACTCTTGCCCCTTTAGGTAAGAGTGTTCTGTATACGCTTGTTCCAGTACCGGCTGGGGATCATATTGATTGGGATATAGAAGCGCCGAAATTAGTTGATAGAATTATTGAGAAAATGAATCACAAAGGCTTTCTAGGTATAAAGGCACATATTGAATGGTCAAAGGTTCGAACTCCTGCAGACGCTATGCGGGAAGGATTGTATAAAGGAGGAAGTTTTGGTATTGCCCCTACACTTTTTCAATCAGGTATGTATCGACCACAGGTAAAGCCTTTTCATGAGAAGAATATTTTTGCAGTTGGAGCATCAATACATCCAGGGGGTGGAATTCCAATTGTCATGCAAGGAGCCAAGTTACTTGTTGATTATATATGTGATGAAATGAATGAAAGAATAGGAAAGGAAGTGAAGAGTGTTGATAACTATTGAAGAGGCGTATTTACATTGCGAGAGAGTGATTCAAGCACATTCAGAAACCTTTTATAAAGCATTTTCATATTTGCCGAAAGAACAAAAAAAAGCGGTTTGGGCCATCTATTCTTTTTGTCGGATTATCGATGATATCATTGATGAAGAAAGAGTTCCAGAGGAAGGAATAAAACAATTCGAAAAGGAATTTGAATTGTTTAAAAGGAAACAAATAGGCAGTCAGTTTGAGTTTATGTGGATTGCTTTATCAGATGTGTTCGAGAAATTTGAGATGGAAGTAACTCCTTTTGAAGATATGATAAAAGGCCAAAGGATGGATTTTCAACGGACGAAATACGAGACATTCGATGAAGTGTTACAATACTCCTATTATGTGGCTAGTACTGTAGGAATAATGCTGTTACCTGTTTTGGCCCCAAAAAATATCGATGTTTTAAGGGAGGGTGCCATTCAATTAGGCTTAGCGATGCAGCTAACAAATATATTAAGAGATATTGGTGAGGACCTTTCCATGGGAAGAATATATATACCAAAAGAAATGTTCTTAAAGCATCATTACTCGTATAAAGAGCTTCTTCACTACGAGGTGAATGATCGATTTATTAGGATGTGGGAAGATATTGCGGCAATTTCTGAATATTACTATGAACAAGCGTTACTAACGATCAATTATTATCCAGAATACTCAAGGATTCCCGTAAAGGGTGCAGCTTTAATGTATAAAGCCATTCTCGATCAAGTTAGGAAAAATGGATATAATATTTTTAAATATCGGAGTTTTATCGGGTCAGACACAAAGGAGAAAATTCTTGCAGCATTATAAAGAAGCAAGGCGAAATGCCTTGCTTCTTTATATCTCCTATTAAACTGCTTTTTCTTCTATAAAGGAATGGCGAACCCAAATTTTTGAACGCCATCTCCAAAGCATGAGTAAGCCTCTAAGCCATTCATCTACAATAAAAGCAATCCAAATGCCAACGAGTCCAAGACCAAAGGTAATTCCTAGTAAATAAGCTAAGGTGACAGCTACCCCCCACATAGAAAGAATCCCCATATATACTGGGAATTTTACATCACCAGTCGCCCTTAAAGAATTGATAATGACTAAGTTAAACGAGCGTCCTGGTTCTAAAATGATCGTTAACAGAATCAACGTACTACCCAGTGCAATGATGTCCTCATTGCTTGTAAATAACTTCATTAAATCTTTTGCAAAAAACGAGAAGAGTACGGCTGCGCTTAAGGAAATAATAATAGCTAGACGTAGACTTGTTAAGCATCGATGATAGGCATCCTCATACTTCTTTGCACCAATCAAATAACCTATTAATATTTGTGTACCTTGACTTATAGCAATGCTAAAAAGGAAGATAAACATCATAAGATTCTGAGCGTATACTTTGGAAGTTAGTGCTTCCGTACCAAGTGTGGCAATAAAGAACGTAATGACCATCTGGGAACCATTATAGGAAAGTTGCTCACCAGCGGAAGGAATACCAATTTTAAGCAAGTTTCTGACATGCACCTTTGGAAAACGGAACAGCAGGTGAAACGGCAGCTGTACAGGAATTCTTTTAATCATCACGATGAGGGCTATAACCAAACCTATGAATCTACTAACAGTAGTTGAGATAGCTACTCCTTCCACGCCGAGAATCGGAAAACCAAAAGGGCCAAAAATGAAAAAGTAGTTACCAATCACATTAATAATATTCATGCCAATTGTGATGTACATAACATCTTTCGTAAACCCATAACTACGAATGACTGCACCAATCGTCATAATAAACGCTTGAACAAAAGAAAATCCTCCGACAATTAACAGGTAAGAGTTCGCCTCATCCAATAGTTCGGGAGGTAAATCCATCATTAATAAAATAGGTTTACTAAAGAGAATAATTCCTATACTTAAAAGGATTCCAAAAACAAGATTTGCTCCAAGGGAAACGATTGAAATTTCTGCAGCTGTATTTTCTTGCTTTGCCC containing:
- a CDS encoding MATE family efflux transporter; the encoded protein is MSTKSKKQKMTLVALTWPIFIEILLYMLMGNADTLMLSQYSDESVAAVGVSNQVLSLIIVMFGFVATGTAILVTQNLGAKQENTAAEISIVSLGANLVFGILLSIGIILFSKPILLMMDLPPELLDEANSYLLIVGGFSFVQAFIMTIGAVIRSYGFTKDVMYITIGMNIINVIGNYFFIFGPFGFPILGVEGVAISTTVSRFIGLVIALIVMIKRIPVQLPFHLLFRFPKVHVRNLLKIGIPSAGEQLSYNGSQMVITFFIATLGTEALTSKVYAQNLMMFIFLFSIAISQGTQILIGYLIGAKKYEDAYHRCLTSLRLAIIISLSAAVLFSFFAKDLMKLFTSNEDIIALGSTLILLTIILEPGRSFNLVIINSLRATGDVKFPVYMGILSMWGVAVTLAYLLGITFGLGLVGIWIAFIVDEWLRGLLMLWRWRSKIWVRHSFIEEKAV
- a CDS encoding phytoene/squalene synthase family protein, with amino-acid sequence MLITIEEAYLHCERVIQAHSETFYKAFSYLPKEQKKAVWAIYSFCRIIDDIIDEERVPEEGIKQFEKEFELFKRKQIGSQFEFMWIALSDVFEKFEMEVTPFEDMIKGQRMDFQRTKYETFDEVLQYSYYVASTVGIMLLPVLAPKNIDVLREGAIQLGLAMQLTNILRDIGEDLSMGRIYIPKEMFLKHHYSYKELLHYEVNDRFIRMWEDIAAISEYYYEQALLTINYYPEYSRIPVKGAALMYKAILDQVRKNGYNIFKYRSFIGSDTKEKILAAL
- a CDS encoding phytoene desaturase family protein, whose product is MRVAIIGGGIGGLTSALLLSQKGINVTIYEKSHKLGGRLAFEGNDEFRIDQGPTIVLLPDMIKTILSEGGISPSAYKLLKCDPLYKIHFSDGSTYTKYSDRLKQEKEIAKMFPEDVKGFNQFITDMKTRFQLGKIHFLEKPFLSFQEFWNYRTVMLLAKLKAYRSVYKELSTYFTNEKLRISYALQTLYIGGNPFTTPAIYSLVSFSEHDHGIYYLQGGYASLVAVLEEELRKRKVNIYTSCHVEKIISSGNKAEYLMVNGRKEIYDSYIINGDFPVEQKRLLNRERSFTPSSACLLIYLGLSKTFESPSLHQFFIGDDFARSMKEIFEEETIPQSPSFYTFYPSAIDATLAPLGKSVLYTLVPVPAGDHIDWDIEAPKLVDRIIEKMNHKGFLGIKAHIEWSKVRTPADAMREGLYKGGSFGIAPTLFQSGMYRPQVKPFHEKNIFAVGASIHPGGGIPIVMQGAKLLVDYICDEMNERIGKEVKSVDNY